AATAGCATGTCTCAATTTAAAGTCAAAATCATGGTCACTGGTATTAGGACCAAAACGAATTTCTTTTACAATAACTTTATGTGTATTTCCCTTAATTTCTTTATGTTTCTTTTTTTGTAGGTATTTAAACTTAGCATAGTCCATCACCTTACAAACAGGGTAGCCATCTGATTTAGAAATCTCCACTAAGTCTAACGCTAAATCCTCCGCAATAGCCAAAGCCTCCCCAATAGAGTAAACACCTACTCTTACATTTTCTCCAACCAAACGTACCGTTGGTGCCATGATACGCTCGTTAACATTATGCATTTCTCTCATTAACTTCTCTAATGACCGATTAAAAGAAATTACTACCTTTGTCCTTCTACGTCTAAAGTCCTTCCCCTTTCTTCTGTATTACGCCAGTATGTCCCAACTTTACTGACCGCAATATTAAAAACAAACCTATCAACATCCAAGGTAAGCTAAGCAATTGCCCCATATTAAGCCACATGGTTTGCTCAAAAGCAACTTGGTACTCTTTATAAAACTCGTGAAAAAAACGGAATAAAGGAATAATTAACATAAAAGTTCCAAACATACAGCCTCGCGCAATCACTTGTCTTTTTGTATACCACCAAATAAATGATAGAATAAAAATACAGAAACAGGATAAAGCTTCATAAAGCTGCGTAGGATGCCTAAGAATCCCCGATGTATGGACAACCACTTGATAGTTTACATTAGGCTTCCGTTGTATTAGCTCATAGGAGAGCGCTGTTTCATACGGCTCATAAATCATAGGTTGATCCACATAGGATAACCGCACCAAATCTTTTTTTAGTTTTTGTAGCAATCTTGTAATAACTTCCTCATCTTGAACCTCTTCTTTAAAAGATAGCGTCAATCGTAAAGGCTGGTAATGTTTCTTTATAGGCAATGCACAAGTGGTTTCTTTCTGAAAATCCATAGTTTGAATAACAGCAGCATAACGGGCAGACAGTTCTTCACGTACTTCCCTAGCAAAGACTACCCCATAATTTTTCTGGGTAGGTTTTCCAATAATTTCAGAATTCATAAAATTCCCTATGCGAATACAAGCGCCACCCAAAGCAAATAAAATGACGAGGTGGTCTAAAATCCATAAAAACTCATGGGCAGGTCTTCGACTGATCAAGCGAATCCGAGGTGGTACAAGCGCAATAGATATCCGCTTTATATAGAAAAAAATAGCTACTACAATACCTATTGCCGCACCATGGCTGGCCAAACCAGAAAATCCAACAATCTGAAACTCAGGAGAAAAAACAATAGGAGAAAATATGGCTACTAAATTGTGCTTATACGTAGACCAATCATAAAAAATAACATGACCCAACCGTGCACCTGCCATAACCCCTATGGCAATGTATGTCGTTAACCGTTCGGCTTCTTCCCTTGCTTTACCTGCTTTAGCAAACATATAGTGCCAAAAAGGTAAAGCAATCATAAAAGCAGCCGTAAAACATATACCGTACCAGCGAAGCATAAAAAACCCCTTCTGGAAAAGAATAGGATTTACATCCCATACCATAGTCATAGCAGTTGGCATAAAAGATTACGCATGCAATATCCAGTCCACCAATAAACGAACACCAAACCCCGTAGCGCCTGCCCCATGGTAGGCGCATGCTTGTTCTCTCCATGCAGTACCGGCTATATCTAGGTGGGCCCAAGGGGTTTTTTGCACAAATTGCTTTAAAAAGAGCGCAGCTGTAATGGAGCCAGCATTGCGCTGCTTGCTACCTGTATTGCGTATATCTGCTACCATAGACTGCATATCCTCCCTATAGGCCTCCTCTAATGGCATTTCCCAAACCTTTTCATCTGTTCGTTTCGCAGCAAGTGTTAGGCTCTGTATCAATTCTGATTGATTAGCAAATAAACCAGCTATATGATCGCCTAATGCTACAACGATAGCACCCGTTAAAGTAGCTAGATCTACTATGACCTCTACCTCTAATCGCTCTGCATAAACCAAGGCATCCGCTAAGGTAAGCCTACCTTCTGCATCTGTGTTATCTATTTCAATGGTTGTACCATTAGAGGCAGTCACCACATCTCCAGGCTTGGTGGCACTGCCACTAATCATATTTTCGGTAGCAGCAATAATAAAATGAATTTCTTTATTGGGTTTTAACGCACCAATAGCCTCTGCTGCGCCTAGCAACGCCGCCGCACCAGCCATATCGCATTTCATTAATTCAATGTGCGCAGCGCCTATTTTTAAATTGAGTCCTCCTGAATCAAAAGTAACTCCTTTACCTATAAAAGCAATTTTTTTATAGGGGGCATGAGGA
Above is a window of Candidatus Cardinium hertigii DNA encoding:
- the infC gene encoding translation initiation factor IF-3, with protein sequence MREMHNVNERIMAPTVRLVGENVRVGVYSIGEALAIAEDLALDLVEISKSDGYPVCKVMDYAKFKYLQKKKHKEIKGNTHKVIVKEIRFGPNTSDHDFDFKLRHAINFLGTGAKVKVCVKFIGRQIIFKERGESILLRFFQGLENYGKMEQSPKLEGKRMSMMIAPLKS
- a CDS encoding prolipoprotein diacylglyceryl transferase; translation: MTMVWDVNPILFQKGFFMLRWYGICFTAAFMIALPFWHYMFAKAGKAREEAERLTTYIAIGVMAGARLGHVIFYDWSTYKHNLVAIFSPIVFSPEFQIVGFSGLASHGAAIGIVVAIFFYIKRISIALVPPRIRLISRRPAHEFLWILDHLVILFALGGACIRIGNFMNSEIIGKPTQKNYGVVFAREVREELSARYAAVIQTMDFQKETTCALPIKKHYQPLRLTLSFKEEVQDEEVITRLLQKLKKDLVRLSYVDQPMIYEPYETALSYELIQRKPNVNYQVVVHTSGILRHPTQLYEALSCFCIFILSFIWWYTKRQVIARGCMFGTFMLIIPLFRFFHEFYKEYQVAFEQTMWLNMGQLLSLPWMLIGLFLILRSVKLGHTGVIQKKGEGL